The following proteins are co-located in the Malus sylvestris chromosome 13, drMalSylv7.2, whole genome shotgun sequence genome:
- the LOC126596724 gene encoding uncharacterized protein LOC126596724, whose translation MVEAAAASSSSIFTNYPLLSAVVAFSIAQSIKFFTSWYKERRWDFKQLLGSGGMPSSHSATVTAIATAIGFQEGVGGSLFAIALILACVVMYDATGVRLQAGRQAEVLNQIVYELPAEHPLAESRPLRELLGHTPPQVVAGSLLGIVTACMGYLITITISHTT comes from the exons ATGGTTGAGGCGGCGGCGGCATCATCGTCCTCAATCTTCACCAACTACCCTCTCCTCTCTGCTGTCGTAGCTTTCTCCATTGCCCAATCCATCAAGTTCTTCACCTCCTG GTACAAGGAAAGAAGATGGGATTTCAAGCAACTTCTTGGATCCGGTGGAATGCCTTCATCTCATTCGGCGACTGTTACTGCTATTGCTACAGCCATTGGGTTCCAAGAAGGCGTCGGCGGATCACTCTTTGCAATTGCATTGATCTTAGCATGTGTG GTGATGTATGATGCAACCGGTGTAAGACTACAGGCTGGACGCCAAGCAGAG GTTTTGAATCAAATTGTATATGAACTCCCTGCTGAACATCCTTTGGCTGAGAGCAGACCACTTCGTGAGCTTCTCGGCCACACCCCTCCTCAG GTTGTTGCCGGCAGTTTGCTTGGAATTGTCACGGCTTGCATGGGCTATTTGATTACTATAACAATCAGTCATACGACATGA
- the LOC126596714 gene encoding cyclin-dependent kinase G-2-like isoform X2: MAAGRHGDHRENEIRGRESSFDFPRRDFATAKEDNERIRNGSPDVEMGQARDLRDKIRVRQKDIKEGNAANGGDRSSSSRNYSSNSSSRVVSHGPKPCGFLVKALDREPGELSSESGSDDAIESAAQVKENTVSKVVENGTQSPKEKKRKFSPIVWDRDDKGVSNPSKNKITTAGAAIPLPPSLSRVHHQSPNVISDSSVQVSSAIIDQVENLQSSSPVKATVASGYVSNGVSESPLGISSPNQQSGNDHEAEQLEDEEYVPTRNISSSRWAAGNISPGDEGESLENQEMPKRRKKTPLVGSVEDRVQNNSLNSESGELKRDESELARAQSSESDETDARIRSSSGDDYPDNDSERDDHMDTDKDHGNNGSSVSQSDTDSDDDNNSRETAEPAAPPQRSVNMLQGCRSVDEFERLNKIDEGTYGVVYRAMDKKTKEIVALKKVKMEKEREGFPLTSLREINILLSLHHPSIVDVKEVVVGSNLDSIFMVMEYMEHDLKALMETKKQPFSQSEVKCLMLQLLAGVKYLHDNWVLHRDLKTSNLLMNNRGELKICDFGMARQYGSPLKPYTHLVVTLWYRAPELLLGVKEYSTSIDMWSLGCIMAELLSKEPLFNGKTEFDQLDKIFRILGTPNETIWPGYSKLPGVKVNFVKHPLPALGDSDLAIWPPLVMLSVLSFSFMH; the protein is encoded by the exons ATGGCTGCTGGAAGACATGGGGACCATCGCGAAAATGAGATCAGGGGTCGAGAGTCCAGTTTTGATTTTCCAAGGAGGGATTTTGCTACGGCCAAAGAGGACAATGAAAGGATTAGGAACGGAAGTCCTGATGTTGAAATGGGTCAAGCTAGGGATTTGAGAGATAAAATTAGGGTTAGGCAGAAGGATATTAAGGAGGGGAATGCGGCTAATGGTGGGGATCGCTCCTCTTCGAGTAGGAATTATTCAAGCAATAGCAGTAGTCGGGTTGTGAGCCATGGGCCCAAGCCTTGTGGGTTTTTGGTTAAGGCATTGGATAGGGAACCTGGTGAATTGTCGAGTGAGAGTGGGTCTGACGATGCTATTGAGTCGGCAGCGCAGGTCAAAGAAAATACGGTTTCAAAAGTGGTGGAGAATGGAACTCAGTCtccaaaagagaagaaaaggaagttTTCGCCAATTGTCTGGGATAGAGATGACAAAGGAGTGAGTAATCCATCAAAAAATAAGATCACCACGGCAGGTGCAGCAATTCCTCTACCTCCATCATTGTCTAGGGTACATCATCAGTCTCCTAATGTTATTTCAGATAGCAGTGTACAAGTATCTTCAGCTATAATTGATCAAGTCGAGAATTTACAATCTTCCTCACCAGTTAAGGCCACAGTGGCGTCTGGGTATGTTAGTAATGGTGTCTCTGAGTCTCCACTAGGGATatcttcaccaaatcagcaaTCGGGTAATGATCATGAAGCAGAGCAGCTAGAAGATGAAGAATATGTTCCCACCCGAAATATATCATCTTCAAGATGGGCAGCAGGAAATATATCACCTGGTGATGAAGGTGAAAGTTTAGAGAACCAGGAAATGcctaaaaggaggaagaaaactcCTCTGGTAGGGTCAGTGGAAGATAGAGTACAGAATAATTCATTAAACTCAGAGTCGGGGGAGCTTAAGAGAGACGAGTCCGAACTAGCAAGAGCGCAGTCATCTGAATCTGATGAAACAGATGCCCGTATAAGATCTTCCAGTGGGGATGATTACCCGGATAATGATTCAGAGAGGGATGACCATATGGATACTGACAAGGATCATGGTAATAATGGTTCTAGTGTTAGTCAGTCAGACACAGATTCAGATGATGATAATAACTCTCGCGAGACAGCAGAACCTGCAGCTCCTCCACAAAGAAGCGTGAACATGCTTCAGGGTTGTAGAAGTGTTGACGAGTTTGAGAGACTAAACAAGATCGATGAAGGCACTTATGGTGTTGTATATAGAGCTATGGATAAGAAAACTAAAGAAATTGTGGCCTTGAAGAAGGTAAAGATGGAGAAGGAAAGAGAAGGTTTCCCATTGACTTCTCTTAGGGAAATAAACATTCTTCTTTCGCTTCATCACCCATCAATTGTTGATGTGAAGGAAGTGGTGGTGGGGAGTAACCTTGATAGTATTTTTATGGTGATGGAGTACATGGAACATGATCTTAAAGCACTCATGGAGACAAAGAAGCAGCCATTCAGTCAGAGTGAAGTTAAATGCCTTATGCTTCAGTTATTGGCAGGTGTGAAATATCTTCATGATAATTGGGTGCTTCATCGAGATTTGAAGACATCTAACTTGCTTATGAATAACCGGGGTGAGTTGAAAATATGCGACTTTGGGATGGCTCGTCAGTATGGGAGTCCTTTAAAACCGTATACTCATTTGGTGGTTACACTTTGGTACAG GGCACCGGAACTTCTGTTGGGAGTGAAAGAATATTCAACATCTATTGATATGTGGTCACTTGGTTGTATCATGGCTGAACTATTATCAAAGGAGCCACTTTTCAATGGGAAAACTGAATTTGATCAACTTGACAAG ATTTTTAGAATCCTTGGCACACCAAATGAGACAATCTGGCCCGGATATTCCAAGCTTCCTGGAGTGAAGGTCAACTTTGTTAAGCACCC GCTTCCAGCTTTGGGTGATTCTGATCTGGCTATCTGGCCTCCGTTGGTGATGCTTTCAGTTCTAAGCTTTTCATTTATGCATTAA
- the LOC126596721 gene encoding uncharacterized protein At3g61260-like has translation MRSIEDKEISGGTGINFEFQKANGGSRTPHHRTALGKPTPSKWDDAQKWLVGLSRGAEKHQSKTKPRNSNADDLRLIAPVPQKEQDYSDGEEEHHQQEENGCPRSAMANQYDVETKKVDCDDSVWRSSNKSMENSTATMRSICLRDMGTEMTPTASQEPSRTTTPIRATTPAARSPISSGSSTPVRPCQHGRQGAHQGYQVSTDGGRSGHDQTSSCGRGSGTAKRYAEESNACKNLSENPSSDQGTKPSPLETRAMAWDEAERAKYIARYKREEVRIQAWENHEKRKAEMEMRKMEVKAERMKTRGQEKLTNKLAATRRIAEEKRANAEAKLNENALRTSEKADYIRRTGHLPSNFSFKLPSLCW, from the exons ATGAGATCCATAGAGGATAAGGAGATTTCTGGAGGGACTGGtataaattttgagtttcagaAAGCAAATGGAGGTAGCAGGACACCCCATCACAGAACAGCCTTGGGAAAACCAACACCTTCCAAATGGGATGATGCACAAAAATGGTTGGTGGGATTGTCCAGAGGAGCAGAAAAACACCAgtccaaaacaaaacccagaaactcAAATGCTGATGACTTGAGACTCATAGCTCCTGTGCCACAGAAGGAGCAGGACTATtcagatggagaagaagaacatCATCAACAAGAAGAAAATGGCTGTCCTAGGTCAGCTATGGCGAATCAGTACGATGTGGAGACGAAGAAAGTGGATTGTGATGATTCAGTGTGGAGAAGCAGCAACAAATCTATGGAGAACTCGACAGCGACCATGAGATCTATATGTTTGAGGGACATGGGGACAGAAATGACCCCTACTGCAAGCCAGGAACCTTCAAGAACTACCACCCCTATTCGAGCAACAACTCCGGCCGCGCGCAGCCCTATATCTTCGGGGTCATCTACCCCGGTGAGGCCGTGCCAGCATGGGAGGCAGGGCGCTCATCAAGGGTATCAAGTATCAACTGATGGGGGAAGAAGTGGTCATGATCAGACCAGTTCTTGTGGGAGAGGGAGCGGCACAGCGAAACGTTATGCAGAAGAATCAAATGCTTGCAAGAATTTGTCTGAGAATCCGAGTTCAGATCAAGGTACTAAACCGAGTCCCTTGGAAACAAGAGCAATGGCTTGGGATGAAGCAGAACGTGCCAAATATATAGCAAG GTATAAACGTGAAGAGGTGAGAATACAAGCCTGGGAAAACCATGAGAAGAGGAAAGCCGAGATGGAAATGCGAAAAATGGAG GTGAAAGCTGAGAGAATGAAAACTCGGGGCCAAGAAAAGTTAACGAATAAACTCGCAGCAACCAGAAGAATAGCTGAAGAAAAGAGGGCAAATGCAGAGGCCAAACTCAATGAAAATGCTTTGAGGACTTCAGAAAAGGCAGATTACATAAGGAGGACTGGTCATTTGCCCTCTAATTTCTCTTTCAAGTTGCCTTCTCTTTGCTGGTAG
- the LOC126596714 gene encoding cyclin-dependent kinase G-2-like isoform X1: MAAGRHGDHRENEIRGRESSFDFPRRDFATAKEDNERIRNGSPDVEMGQARDLRDKIRVRQKDIKEGNAANGGDRSSSSRNYSSNSSSRVVSHGPKPCGFLVKALDREPGELSSESGSDDAIESAAQVKENTVSKVVENGTQSPKEKKRKFSPIVWDRDDKGVSNPSKNKITTAGAAIPLPPSLSRVHHQSPNVISDSSVQVSSAIIDQVENLQSSSPVKATVASGYVSNGVSESPLGISSPNQQSGNDHEAEQLEDEEYVPTRNISSSRWAAGNISPGDEGESLENQEMPKRRKKTPLVGSVEDRVQNNSLNSESGELKRDESELARAQSSESDETDARIRSSSGDDYPDNDSERDDHMDTDKDHGNNGSSVSQSDTDSDDDNNSRETAEPAAPPQRSVNMLQGCRSVDEFERLNKIDEGTYGVVYRAMDKKTKEIVALKKVKMEKEREGFPLTSLREINILLSLHHPSIVDVKEVVVGSNLDSIFMVMEYMEHDLKALMETKKQPFSQSEVKCLMLQLLAGVKYLHDNWVLHRDLKTSNLLMNNRGELKICDFGMARQYGSPLKPYTHLVVTLWYRAPELLLGVKEYSTSIDMWSLGCIMAELLSKEPLFNGKTEFDQLDKIFRILGTPNETIWPGYSKLPGVKVNFVKHPYNLLRKKFPATPFTGSPVLSDAGFNLLNRLLTYDPEERITAGDALNHEWFHEIPLPTTKEFMPTFPAHHAQDRRTRRVLKSPDPLEEQRRKELQQGQIGTGGVFG; encoded by the exons ATGGCTGCTGGAAGACATGGGGACCATCGCGAAAATGAGATCAGGGGTCGAGAGTCCAGTTTTGATTTTCCAAGGAGGGATTTTGCTACGGCCAAAGAGGACAATGAAAGGATTAGGAACGGAAGTCCTGATGTTGAAATGGGTCAAGCTAGGGATTTGAGAGATAAAATTAGGGTTAGGCAGAAGGATATTAAGGAGGGGAATGCGGCTAATGGTGGGGATCGCTCCTCTTCGAGTAGGAATTATTCAAGCAATAGCAGTAGTCGGGTTGTGAGCCATGGGCCCAAGCCTTGTGGGTTTTTGGTTAAGGCATTGGATAGGGAACCTGGTGAATTGTCGAGTGAGAGTGGGTCTGACGATGCTATTGAGTCGGCAGCGCAGGTCAAAGAAAATACGGTTTCAAAAGTGGTGGAGAATGGAACTCAGTCtccaaaagagaagaaaaggaagttTTCGCCAATTGTCTGGGATAGAGATGACAAAGGAGTGAGTAATCCATCAAAAAATAAGATCACCACGGCAGGTGCAGCAATTCCTCTACCTCCATCATTGTCTAGGGTACATCATCAGTCTCCTAATGTTATTTCAGATAGCAGTGTACAAGTATCTTCAGCTATAATTGATCAAGTCGAGAATTTACAATCTTCCTCACCAGTTAAGGCCACAGTGGCGTCTGGGTATGTTAGTAATGGTGTCTCTGAGTCTCCACTAGGGATatcttcaccaaatcagcaaTCGGGTAATGATCATGAAGCAGAGCAGCTAGAAGATGAAGAATATGTTCCCACCCGAAATATATCATCTTCAAGATGGGCAGCAGGAAATATATCACCTGGTGATGAAGGTGAAAGTTTAGAGAACCAGGAAATGcctaaaaggaggaagaaaactcCTCTGGTAGGGTCAGTGGAAGATAGAGTACAGAATAATTCATTAAACTCAGAGTCGGGGGAGCTTAAGAGAGACGAGTCCGAACTAGCAAGAGCGCAGTCATCTGAATCTGATGAAACAGATGCCCGTATAAGATCTTCCAGTGGGGATGATTACCCGGATAATGATTCAGAGAGGGATGACCATATGGATACTGACAAGGATCATGGTAATAATGGTTCTAGTGTTAGTCAGTCAGACACAGATTCAGATGATGATAATAACTCTCGCGAGACAGCAGAACCTGCAGCTCCTCCACAAAGAAGCGTGAACATGCTTCAGGGTTGTAGAAGTGTTGACGAGTTTGAGAGACTAAACAAGATCGATGAAGGCACTTATGGTGTTGTATATAGAGCTATGGATAAGAAAACTAAAGAAATTGTGGCCTTGAAGAAGGTAAAGATGGAGAAGGAAAGAGAAGGTTTCCCATTGACTTCTCTTAGGGAAATAAACATTCTTCTTTCGCTTCATCACCCATCAATTGTTGATGTGAAGGAAGTGGTGGTGGGGAGTAACCTTGATAGTATTTTTATGGTGATGGAGTACATGGAACATGATCTTAAAGCACTCATGGAGACAAAGAAGCAGCCATTCAGTCAGAGTGAAGTTAAATGCCTTATGCTTCAGTTATTGGCAGGTGTGAAATATCTTCATGATAATTGGGTGCTTCATCGAGATTTGAAGACATCTAACTTGCTTATGAATAACCGGGGTGAGTTGAAAATATGCGACTTTGGGATGGCTCGTCAGTATGGGAGTCCTTTAAAACCGTATACTCATTTGGTGGTTACACTTTGGTACAG GGCACCGGAACTTCTGTTGGGAGTGAAAGAATATTCAACATCTATTGATATGTGGTCACTTGGTTGTATCATGGCTGAACTATTATCAAAGGAGCCACTTTTCAATGGGAAAACTGAATTTGATCAACTTGACAAG ATTTTTAGAATCCTTGGCACACCAAATGAGACAATCTGGCCCGGATATTCCAAGCTTCCTGGAGTGAAGGTCAACTTTGTTAAGCACCC GTATAATCTTTTGCGCAAGAAGTTCCCAGCTACGCCATTTACTGGATCTCCAGTACTTTCTGATGCTGGATTTAATTTGTTGAACAGGCTTCTAACTTATGATCCTGAAGAG AGAATTACAGCTGGAGATGCTCTGAATCATGAGTGGTTTCATGAAATTCCTCTTCCTACAACGAAGGAGTTCATGCCTACCTTTCCTGCTCATCATGCTCAGGACAG GCGCACGCGGAGAGTTTTGAAAAGTCCAGATCCTTTGGAAGAGCAACGTAGAAAGGAGTTGCAGCAAGGGCAAATAGGAACTGGTGGAGTATTTGGCTAG
- the LOC126596715 gene encoding uncharacterized protein LOC126596715 — translation MAVSRLFRSFSGLHKANARIQAYPFGYKHSRALSSDSFNNGDDTMLPVLIVGAGPVGLVLSILLTKLGVKCSVVEKSKTFSNHPQAHFINNRSMEVFRKLDGLAEEIQRSQPPVDLWRKFIYCTSLYGSILGSVDHMQPQDFEQVVSPVSVAHFSQYKLISLLLKQLENLSFKFCTSDGLEGLNHGTFQEKQLLMGHECVSIKASDDFVSVTASFLKDGKRMERNIRCNILVGTDGAGSTVRKLAGVDMRGEKDLQKLVSVHFLSKGLGKYLLCERPGMLFFIFNTEAIGVLVAHDLEQGEFVLQIPFYPPQQNLEDFSRQICEQIIFKLVGRELGDINVIDIKPWVMHAEVAEKFLSCGNRIILAGDAAHRFPPAGGFGMNTGIQDSHNLAWKIASVVEGIAPTSILNSYETERRPIAVFNTELSIENFKAAMAVPAALGLDPTVANSVHRVINEGVGSILPSELQRAILDGIFTIGRAQLSESFLNENNPLGSSRLAKLRRIFEEGKSLQLQFPAEDLGFRYLEGALIPDSDGGMSAPEGPTGRRRDYVPSVVPGARLPHMNVRILSDTSSEVTISTLDLISGDKVEFLLIISPTEPSYHLAHAAFKVAEEFKVSARVCVLWPAGSVKGVEIKSKASLAPWENYIDLVEVKKSPNSSSWWDICQMNDKGAILVRPDEHVAWRVKSGVVRDPITEMRRVFSATLGIKQHTKDQETDT, via the exons ATGGCAGTTTCGCGGTTGTTCAGGAGTTTTAGCGGCCTACACAAAGCCAATGCCAGAATACAAGCATACCCATTTGGCTACAAGCATAGCAGAGCCTTATCATCGGACTCTTTCAACAATGGAGACGATACGATGCTTCCGGTTCTGATTGTCGGTGCAGGACCTGTGGGTCTCGTTTTGTCCATACTTTTAACAAAGCTAG GGGTCAAATGTTCGGTTGTGGAGAAGAGCAAAACTTTCTCGAATCATCCACAGGCGCACTTCATCAACAATCGATCCATGGAG GTGTTTCGCAAATTGGATGGCCTGGCGGAGGAGATCCAGAGGTCTCAACCACCAGTAGATTTATGGAGGAAGTTCATATATTGCACTTCGCTCTATGGTTCAATTCTTGGGTCGGTCGACCATATGCAACCCCAAG ATTTTGAGCAAGTCGTCAGCCCGGTCTCTGTTGCACACTTCTCACAGTACAAACTGATTAGTTTACTACTTAAGCAGCTTGAAAATCTCAGCTTCAAGTTCTGTACATCTGATGGGTTGGAAGGCCTCAACCATGGAACCTTTCAGGAAAAGCAACTATTAATGGGGCATGAGTGTGTTTCCATCAAAGCGAGTGATGATTTTGTTTCTGTGACTGCATCTTTTCTCAAGGATGGGAAGCGTATGGAAAGGAATATCAGATGTAATATCCTTGTTGGTACAGATGGAGCTGGAAGTACTGTACGTAAGCTGGCTGGAGTGGATATGAGAGGTGAAAAGGACTTACAGAAGCTTGTGAGTGTCCATTTCTTGAGCAAAGGTCTTGGGAAGTATTTACTCTGTGAGAGACCTGGCATGCTTTTTTTCATCTTCAATACTGAAGCTATAGGGGTCCTTGTTGCTCATGATCTCGAGCAAGGGGAATTTGTATTACAG ATTCCGTTTTATCCACCTCAGCAAAACCTTGAAGATTTCAGTCGCCAG ATATGTGAGCAAATAATCTTCAAGTTGGTTGGTCGAGAGCTAGGAGACATAAATGTGATTGACATAAAACCATGGGTTATGCATGCTGAAGTTGCGGAGAAGTTTCTAAGTTGTGGCAACCGAATAATACTTGCTGGCGATGCTGCTCATCGATTCCCTCCTGCCGGAGGGTTTG GAATGAATACTGGAATTCAGGACTCTCATAATCTTGCATGGAAAATAGCTTCGGTAGTAGAGGGTATTGCACCGACTTCAATACTTAATTCTTATGAAACAGAACGTAGGCCG ATTGCTGTTTTCAATACAGAACTTAGTATTGAGAACTTCAAAGCAGCCATGGCTGTTCCTGCTGCACTTGGTCTTGATCCAACTGTTGCAAACTCAG TGCATCGCGTCATAAATGAGGGGGTTGGTTCCATTTTACCATCTGAATTACAGAGGGCCATTTTGGATGGAATTTTCACAATAGGTCGTGCCCAGCTATCGGAATCTTTTTTGAATGAAAACAACCCACTTGGGTCGTCAAGGCTTGCTAAGCTAAGGCGCATATTTGAAGAAGGAAAGAGCCTCCAACTCCAGTTCCCAGCAGAGGATCTTGGTTTTAG GTATCTAGAAGGTGCACTTATCCCTGATAGTGATGGTGGAATGAGTGCTCCAGAAGGACCTACTGGTCGCCGGAGGGACTATGTTCCTTCTGTGGTTCCAGGTGCAAGGCTCCCCCACATGAACGTGAGGATATTGTCAGATACCTCAAGTGAG GTTACTATTTCTACACTGGACCTTATATCTGGAGACAAGGTCGAGTTTCTCCTCATTATATCGCCAACCGAGCCGTCTTACCATCTTGCTCATGCTGCATTCAAAGTGGCCGAGGAATTCAAAGTTTCTGCAAGGGTGTGCGTGTTGTGGCCTGCCGGCAGTGTTAAGGGAGTCGAAATAAAGAGTAAGGCATCATTGGCACCCTGGGAGAATTACATTGACCTCGTGGAAGTTAAAAAGTCACCAAATTCGTCATCATGGTGGGATATCTGCCAAATGAATGACAAAGGAGCCATCTTAGTTCGACCGGATGAGCATGTTGCTTGGCGTGTGAAGTCAGGGGTTGTCCGTGACCCTATAACGGAAATGAGAAGGGTATTCTCGGCTACTCTCGGCATaaaacaacatactaaagatcAAGAAACTGACACATGA
- the LOC126596717 gene encoding geraniol 8-hydroxylase-like isoform X2, translating into MDFLSYCLIIPCLLSLLYFSVQAFRSDPKRLLLPPGPKPFPIIGNLLELGNKPHLSLTNLSQRYGPIISLQLGQVTTVVVSSSTVAKEVLRTHDQFLCNRTVPDAIQACDLRQDSLPWIPVSEKWRNLRKICNNQLFATKVLDANQANRHLKVQELIADVNETVVKGKAVEIGRAAFKTTLNLLSRTVFSVDLADPSSEMGREFKEIVWGLMEEAGKPNLGDYFPLLRKLDPQGIRRRMIKHFVKIDSLFDRMITQRLELRKSNYYVTSNDMLDSLLDVSEVSNEDMDKLLIEHLLLALFVAGTDTTSATLEWAMAELLRNPEKLFKAQEELEQVIGKGKPVEESDIARLPYLQAIIKETFRLHPAVPFLIPRKAKQDVEICGYIVPKGAQVLVNAWAIGRDPCIWDNPTSFVPERFFGLDDQIDVLGQNFELIPFGGGRRICPGLPLAMRMLHLMLGSLINSFDWKLEDGVIPENMNMEEKFGLTLQMAHPLRAVPKKVLI; encoded by the exons ATGGATTTCTTGAGTTATTGCTTGATAATCCCatgtcttctctctctcttgtatttCTCAGTTCAAGCTTTCAGATCCGATCCCAAAAGGCTTCTGCTTCCACCTGGACCAAAGCCATTTCCCATCATTGGCAATCTCTTGGAGCTCGGCAACaaaccccatctctctctcactaacCTTTCACAAAGATACGGCCCCATTATTTCATTGCAACTTGGACAAGTAACCACGGTCGTAGTTTCTTCATCAACCGTGGCAAAGGAGGTCCTCCGAACCCACGACCAGTTCTTGTGCAACCGAACCGTCCCAGACGCAATCCAAGCTTGCGATCTCCGCCAGGACAGCTTGCCCTGGATACCGGTGTCAGAGAAATGGAGAAACCTCCGTAAAATATGCAACAACCAATTGTTTGCAACAAAAGTCCTAGACGCCAACCAAGCCAACCGTCACCTGAAAGTGCAGGAGCTCATCGCCGATGTCAATGAAACCGTTGTGAAAGGTAAGGCGGTAGAAATTGGGAGGGCTGCTTTTAAGACAACGCTCAATCTGCTGTCGCGTACTGTTTTCTCGGTCGATTTAGCTGACCCGAGCAGTGAGATGGGCAGAGAGTTCAAGGAGATTGTGTGGGGTTTGATGGAAGAGGCAGGGAAGCcaaacttgggggactatttTCCTCTGCTTAGGAAACTTGACCCCCAAGGCATTCGACGGCGCATGATCAAACATTTCGTTAAGATTGATTCGCTTTTTGATCGAATGATTACACAAAGGTTAGAATTGAGAAAATCGAACTATTATGTCACAAGTAATGATATGTTGGATTCTCTCTTGGACGTCAGTGAAGTGAGCAATGAGGATATGGACAAGCTCTTGATTGAACATCTGCTTTTG gCTCTATTTGTTGCGGGCACGGATACAACTTCAGCCACATTGGAATGGGCAATGGCTGAACTACTACGCAACCCGGAAAAACTGTTCAAAGCGCAAGAGGAACTAGAGCAAGTCATTGGCAAAGGAAAACCAGTTGAGGAATCGGACATTGCTCGACTCCCTTACTTACAAGCAATAATCAAAGAGACCTTCCGGTTGCACCCGGCTGTTCCATTTCTAATCCCTCGAAAAGCCAAACAAGATGTGGAAATTTGCGGGTACATTGTCCCAAAGGGTGCACAAGTGCTGGTCAATGCATGGGCTATAGGCAGAGACCCCTGCATTTGGGACAACCCAACCTCATTTGTACCGGAGAGGTTTTTCGGATTAGATGATCAAATCGATGTTTTAGGCCAGAATTTTGAGCTTATTCCGTTTGGTGGAGGGAGGAGAATATGTCCAGGCCTGCCATTGGCGATGCGGATGCTACACTTGATGTTGGGTTCACTTATTAACTCATTTGATTGGAAGCTTGAAGATGGAGTTATACCAGAGAACATGAACATGGAGGAGAAGTTTGGCCTCACCTTACAGATGGCTCATCCTCTAAGAGCTGTGCCGAAAAAAGTCCTAATTTGA